A genomic region of Arvicola amphibius chromosome 7, mArvAmp1.2, whole genome shotgun sequence contains the following coding sequences:
- the Ssna1 gene encoding Sjoegren syndrome nuclear autoantigen 1, producing MTQQGAALQNYNNELVKCIEELCQKREELCRQIQQEEDEKQRLQNEVRQLTEKLARVNENLARKIASRNEFDRTIAETEAAYLKILESSQTLLSVLKREAGNLTKATASDQKSSGGKDS from the exons ATGACCCAACAGGGCGCGGCGCTGCAGAACTACAACAACGAGCTGGTCAAGT GCATCGAGGAGCTGTGTCAGAAGCGAGAGGAGCTGTGCCGGCAGATCCAGCAGGAAGAGGACGAGAAGCAGCGGCTGCAGAATGAGGTGAGGCAGCTAACGGAGAAGCTGGCCCGCGTCAACGAGAACCTGGCTCGCAAGATCGCCTCTCGCAACGAGTTTGACCGGACCATCGCCGAGACCGAGGCCGCCTACCTCAAG ATCCTGGAGAGCTCCCAGACTCTGCTGAGTGTCCTCAAAAGGGAAGCTGGGAACCTGACTAAAGCCACAGCCTCAGACCAGAAGAGTAGTGGAGGCAAGGACAGCTGA